Proteins encoded together in one uncultured Sphaerochaeta sp. window:
- a CDS encoding VOC family protein: MSKYAVLSTNHVGLVVEDLDRFLKIMTELFDYTVIDRGPREVSVQSKVTNCPQAQVEIAYITGGGFTLEVLCYAHTEGIKLYKPRVVDVGHWHLSINIEDISKVRIAAKSYGLCEIGELITVGNGPNKGNQIIYLCTPEGIVIELTQQFHS, encoded by the coding sequence ATGAGTAAATACGCTGTGTTGAGTACGAATCATGTAGGGTTGGTTGTGGAGGATCTCGATAGATTCCTGAAGATCATGACAGAGCTGTTTGACTATACGGTAATTGATAGAGGTCCAAGGGAAGTAAGCGTACAATCGAAAGTGACGAATTGCCCACAGGCACAAGTTGAAATTGCCTATATTACAGGAGGGGGTTTTACGTTGGAGGTCTTGTGCTATGCTCATACAGAAGGTATCAAACTCTATAAACCACGTGTTGTTGATGTAGGGCATTGGCACTTGTCGATAAACATTGAAGATATCTCGAAGGTCCGCATTGCAGCGAAATCTTATGGGTTATGTGAAATTGGAGAACTCATTACTGTTGGTAATGGACCAAACAAGGGAAATCAAATCATCTATCTGTGTACACCTGAAGGTATTGTGATCGAGCTGACACAACAATTTCATTCGTAA
- a CDS encoding TRAP transporter small permease yields the protein MKKIALFLRDVMEVYIPILSFIFLFLAFILQVFFRYVVNHPLTFTQDVIVIGFCWSVILGACYTMRRKGHVQFTMLYDAYSPKVAAWARMIGNLLIILTFAVMVIPSFKYAFFLGFQKTPVLRVSYTWIFLPFTYFLLSIIGYTIKPVIEDWKVITGKLEDSLNHRFDPLLGEVNK from the coding sequence GTGAAAAAAATTGCGTTGTTTCTTAGGGATGTCATGGAAGTCTACATTCCCATCCTCTCGTTTATATTCTTATTCTTGGCTTTCATCCTGCAGGTCTTCTTTAGATACGTGGTTAACCACCCATTGACCTTCACACAGGATGTTATCGTCATTGGTTTTTGCTGGTCAGTAATCCTGGGCGCATGCTACACAATGCGCAGAAAGGGACACGTCCAGTTCACCATGCTCTATGATGCCTATAGTCCGAAAGTAGCAGCCTGGGCAAGGATGATCGGAAACCTCCTGATTATTCTCACCTTTGCTGTCATGGTGATTCCTTCATTCAAGTATGCGTTTTTCCTTGGCTTCCAGAAGACTCCTGTACTCAGGGTCTCTTACACATGGATTTTCCTCCCCTTTACCTACTTCCTACTCTCCATCATCGGCTACACGATTAAGCCGGTAATTGAGGACTGGAAAGTGATTACCGGAAAGCTTGAGGACAGTCTCAATCATCGCTTTGATCCTTTGCTTGGGGAGGTAAACAAATGA
- a CDS encoding TRAP transporter large permease: MSFPLFVTLLVFILIFFLRMPIAFGMLASAACYLLVKGADLSLVVNQVMNTYYTNYVIIAVPLFIFTANVMNTGKVTDMIFKFAGGITGRMRGALGHVNIIASLIFSGMTGSAIADAAGLGKIEIEAMKDDGYDPEFSCAITAASATIGPIFPPSIPLVIYAMLSSTSVGALFMGGMVPAVLLSFFLMVYVAIVAKKRNYPRGEKVVWKTFLAFTVRAIPALLTPIILLVGIYTGVTTPTEAGAIAGLYAMIVSIFAYRAMGFKDLMNVIRDTIKDVGATSIMIGAAAIISYIVAREQLAANIGNWILGFTANKYTFLFLVNVVILILGMFMDTSTIQLVFVPIMIPVASALGIDMIHFGLVVTFNMMVGLSTPPFGMLLFITSGISGTPLKGVMKEILWPLTVMLIVLVIITYFPEVTLFLPKATGLM; the protein is encoded by the coding sequence ATGAGTTTTCCACTATTTGTAACCTTATTGGTTTTTATCCTGATCTTCTTCCTCCGTATGCCGATTGCCTTCGGCATGCTCGCTTCAGCAGCTTGTTACCTATTGGTAAAGGGTGCTGACCTGAGCTTGGTGGTTAATCAGGTAATGAATACCTACTATACCAACTATGTCATTATCGCAGTGCCGCTCTTTATCTTCACCGCAAACGTCATGAACACCGGAAAGGTCACTGATATGATCTTCAAGTTCGCCGGTGGTATCACAGGACGGATGAGAGGTGCGCTGGGACACGTAAATATCATTGCTTCCCTGATTTTCAGTGGCATGACCGGTTCTGCAATCGCCGATGCCGCAGGACTTGGAAAAATTGAGATCGAGGCCATGAAGGATGATGGATATGACCCGGAGTTCTCCTGCGCAATAACCGCAGCCTCCGCAACCATCGGTCCTATTTTTCCTCCTTCCATTCCCTTGGTTATCTACGCCATGCTTTCCAGTACCTCGGTTGGGGCACTCTTCATGGGAGGAATGGTACCAGCTGTATTGCTTTCATTCTTCTTGATGGTGTATGTCGCAATTGTCGCAAAAAAGCGTAATTATCCCAGAGGGGAGAAGGTCGTCTGGAAAACCTTCCTTGCCTTCACTGTACGGGCTATTCCAGCACTCCTTACCCCGATCATTCTTTTGGTAGGTATTTACACCGGAGTAACCACCCCCACTGAAGCGGGAGCAATTGCAGGGCTCTATGCCATGATCGTCTCGATTTTCGCCTACAGAGCCATGGGATTCAAGGACTTGATGAATGTTATCCGTGACACGATCAAGGATGTCGGAGCAACCAGTATCATGATTGGTGCGGCAGCTATCATTAGCTATATCGTTGCTCGTGAACAGCTCGCAGCAAATATCGGAAACTGGATCCTTGGCTTCACTGCGAACAAGTATACGTTCCTCTTCTTGGTGAACGTAGTTATCCTCATCCTGGGGATGTTCATGGATACCTCGACGATCCAGCTGGTGTTTGTACCCATCATGATCCCCGTCGCTTCAGCCTTGGGAATCGATATGATTCACTTTGGCCTGGTAGTAACGTTCAATATGATGGTGGGTCTCTCCACCCCGCCCTTTGGAATGCTGCTGTTCATAACCAGCGGAATTTCCGGGACACCTCTCAAGGGGGTCATGAAGGAGATACTCTGGCCACTGACCGTAATGTTGATTGTCTTGGTGATTATCACCTACTTCCCCGAAGTTACCCTATTCCTGCCGAAAGCAACCGGCCTCATGTAA
- a CDS encoding YhcH/YjgK/YiaL family protein — protein sequence MIIDQITNLERYIPSLSALQTVHEILESGKLPSMEYGSYTTDNPKVRYNLFTYTTATPEKLTFEIHKKEVDVQILLSGFESMVIADRSSLKETIGYDASKEASFAEGKQLLTYHATPSTFALFFPGEGHACNLIDGHSTSVVKVVFKILV from the coding sequence ATGATAATTGATCAGATCACCAACCTAGAACGTTACATTCCCAGCCTTTCAGCCCTTCAGACAGTTCACGAAATTCTGGAAAGCGGCAAGCTTCCAAGCATGGAGTATGGCAGTTACACTACTGACAATCCCAAGGTACGCTACAACTTGTTCACCTATACAACTGCAACACCTGAGAAATTGACGTTTGAGATACATAAAAAGGAAGTGGATGTGCAGATTCTCCTTTCCGGATTTGAATCGATGGTAATTGCTGATAGATCATCACTAAAGGAGACCATCGGGTATGATGCCAGCAAGGAGGCTTCATTTGCAGAAGGCAAGCAACTACTCACCTACCATGCAACTCCCTCTACCTTTGCCCTGTTCTTCCCAGGGGAAGGACATGCATGCAACCTCATCGATGGGCATTCGACTTCTGTGGTTAAGGTTGTTTTCAAGATTCTTGTATAA
- a CDS encoding dihydrodipicolinate synthase family protein has product MQAQYNGCWPTMITPFTEDNKVDFQGVKNLTDWYIDRGCDGIFAVCQSSEMFFLTPQEKLDIAKAVVEAAEGRVKVIASGHTADDHQAQIQELGAMAETGVDAVVLVSNRMAKEEEGEDVFRKNAEDIFTQLPSVTFGLYECPYPYLRLLSDDFLHWAAHEDKLVFLKDVSCSLEIEKRRVELVKGTKLALFNANTATVLDSWIAGYDGYNGVMANFHIDIYKWLYEHFREDEALARRVSDFLTVTAITEARAYPINAKYHYAQTDIPMSLVTRSKPVSLLNENARLEIASLIRMERAMRTELGLKQ; this is encoded by the coding sequence ATGCAAGCACAATATAATGGTTGCTGGCCAACCATGATCACCCCATTCACAGAAGACAACAAGGTAGACTTCCAGGGTGTCAAGAATCTCACAGACTGGTACATAGACCGGGGATGTGATGGCATCTTTGCAGTTTGCCAGTCCAGTGAGATGTTCTTCCTCACTCCTCAGGAAAAGCTCGATATTGCAAAGGCAGTGGTCGAAGCAGCAGAGGGCAGAGTCAAGGTTATCGCAAGTGGACATACCGCTGATGACCACCAAGCACAAATCCAGGAGCTCGGAGCAATGGCTGAGACGGGTGTGGATGCTGTGGTACTGGTATCGAACAGGATGGCCAAGGAAGAGGAAGGAGAAGATGTCTTCAGAAAGAATGCTGAAGATATCTTTACCCAGCTTCCTTCCGTCACTTTTGGATTGTACGAATGCCCCTACCCCTATCTCAGGCTATTGAGTGATGACTTTCTTCATTGGGCTGCCCATGAGGATAAGTTGGTCTTCCTCAAGGATGTTTCCTGCTCCCTTGAGATCGAGAAGCGACGTGTTGAACTGGTAAAAGGGACCAAGCTTGCGCTCTTCAATGCCAATACCGCTACCGTGCTCGATTCATGGATTGCCGGATATGACGGGTACAATGGAGTAATGGCAAACTTCCATATCGATATCTATAAGTGGTTGTATGAGCATTTCAGGGAGGATGAAGCGTTAGCTAGACGTGTGAGCGATTTCCTTACGGTAACAGCGATCACCGAAGCAAGGGCCTATCCCATCAATGCAAAATATCACTATGCACAGACGGACATTCCCATGAGTCTGGTGACCCGTTCAAAGCCAGTTTCCTTACTCAATGAGAATGCACGCCTTGAAATCGCCAGCTTGATCCGGATGGAGAGAGCAATGCGAACTGAATTGGGATTGAAGCAATGA
- a CDS encoding aldolase/citrate lyase family protein: protein MNRGNEFRKRLLEGTALGGHVFLNDPAITEALARHGYDFIWIDAEHGPFDKQNLLMHIMAANAGGAGAFVRVASQEMDIIKPVLEMGIDGIIIPMVLDEVEAKRVLDLCLYPPKGTRGFGPRRAIGYNSQNLKTYLEQSEESFIRIIQIEHVEAVHHVEAILSLPALDAIIIGPNDLSGSIGHLGNPLHPDVLALAEIAIKAAKKAKKPVGVSIGPDAKTIEIYKALGVDFFSCGDDISFLQQGAKQTISMVRK from the coding sequence ATGAACCGTGGAAACGAGTTTCGAAAGAGATTGCTAGAAGGCACGGCCCTTGGGGGCCATGTCTTCCTCAATGATCCTGCAATTACTGAAGCACTTGCCCGACATGGCTACGATTTCATCTGGATTGATGCTGAGCATGGACCATTTGACAAGCAGAACCTATTGATGCACATCATGGCAGCAAATGCAGGTGGTGCAGGAGCCTTTGTACGAGTAGCCAGCCAAGAAATGGATATCATCAAGCCAGTTCTTGAAATGGGTATTGATGGAATCATCATTCCCATGGTCCTTGATGAGGTAGAAGCAAAGCGAGTGCTTGATCTCTGCCTGTATCCTCCCAAAGGCACGCGGGGTTTTGGCCCCAGACGTGCGATAGGATACAACAGCCAGAACCTCAAAACCTACCTGGAACAAAGTGAAGAGAGTTTTATCAGGATCATCCAGATAGAGCATGTGGAGGCCGTACACCATGTGGAAGCCATCCTCTCTTTGCCTGCACTGGACGCAATCATTATTGGCCCGAATGATCTCTCTGGATCCATCGGTCATTTGGGAAATCCTTTACATCCAGATGTACTTGCCTTGGCTGAAATTGCGATCAAGGCGGCAAAGAAAGCAAAGAAACCTGTGGGTGTTTCCATCGGTCCTGATGCAAAGACGATTGAGATATACAAGGCACTGGGAGTGGATTTTTTCAGCTGTGGGGATGATATTTCCTTCCTACAGCAGGGAGCTAAACAGACCATTTCCATGGTGCGTAAGTAG
- a CDS encoding sialic acid TRAP transporter substrate-binding protein SiaP, whose amino-acid sequence MKKSIIALLLVALVLPMAFAQGTSEAKPVELVYTMTAVPTDAHAGAMRVFKETVERVSDGQIKVLTYDSASLFKQEQEVSAVKSGQADMTATAASWLTDGSPWVGMFTAGYIFKTYDHMTSVLNGPIGQEVFDRIAKEQGIRPLGAQYLGTRQINLVEDRPIKTPADLNGVNLRMPNSDSWIFLGKAIGANPTPISFSELYMALQTKTVDGQDNPLPTNKNAKFYEVTKSISITNHLVDSVWPAINEAKWQSLTEEQKGWVMEGVKAGIEFCDTTNLKAEAELVEFFKSEGLSIYQADLDAFAEHVLAQYLDSPYSDTWDMEMFEKIQAAGN is encoded by the coding sequence ATGAAAAAAAGTATTATCGCACTGTTGTTGGTAGCCCTGGTACTTCCCATGGCTTTTGCTCAGGGAACATCTGAGGCAAAGCCCGTTGAATTGGTCTACACCATGACAGCGGTTCCCACTGATGCTCATGCTGGAGCAATGCGCGTCTTCAAGGAGACCGTTGAACGTGTTTCTGATGGTCAGATCAAAGTATTGACCTACGATTCAGCTTCTTTGTTCAAGCAGGAACAGGAAGTCTCTGCTGTGAAGAGTGGTCAGGCAGACATGACTGCAACTGCAGCATCATGGCTTACCGATGGAAGCCCTTGGGTAGGTATGTTCACTGCTGGTTATATCTTCAAGACCTATGACCACATGACCAGTGTACTCAATGGTCCTATCGGTCAGGAAGTATTTGACCGTATTGCAAAAGAGCAGGGAATTCGTCCCCTCGGCGCTCAGTACCTGGGAACTCGTCAGATCAACCTGGTAGAAGATCGCCCGATCAAGACTCCTGCCGATCTCAATGGTGTCAACCTGAGAATGCCGAACTCCGATTCCTGGATCTTCCTTGGCAAGGCAATTGGTGCCAACCCAACCCCGATCTCCTTCAGCGAATTGTACATGGCTCTCCAGACCAAGACCGTCGATGGCCAGGACAACCCACTTCCAACCAACAAGAACGCAAAGTTCTATGAGGTTACCAAGTCCATCAGCATCACCAACCACTTGGTTGACTCTGTCTGGCCTGCAATCAACGAGGCAAAATGGCAGTCCTTGACCGAAGAGCAGAAAGGCTGGGTCATGGAAGGCGTAAAGGCCGGTATTGAATTCTGTGATACCACTAACCTCAAGGCAGAGGCAGAATTGGTTGAGTTCTTCAAGAGTGAAGGCCTCAGCATCTACCAGGCTGATCTTGATGCTTTCGCAGAGCACGTACTGGCACAGTATCTTGACAGCCCCTATTCCGATACCTGGGATATGGAGATGTTCGAGAAAATCCAGGCTGCTGGAAACTAA
- a CDS encoding FadR/GntR family transcriptional regulator encodes MDISNISLTRTNLSSQVADHLEEYILSSPKSKVSEKLPSEMKLAKQYNVSRPVIREAMKLLQERGLISLKNGSGAYITRPETDTVMNAINRIMQVDHIKSEDLTQVREILELSSADLAVQKITDEDLQKMDEILSKFEDKTLPLKERVKLDEQFHLTIAQAGGNELLCMFIGVLTSLLRDYMGKGILVEGGIEDAISRHREIYQAFCNRDRQAVHRAMADHLKVSSLNVQFFDKKGTTAKTK; translated from the coding sequence ATGGATATTTCGAACATTTCGCTTACTCGGACAAATCTAAGTTCGCAGGTTGCTGACCATCTGGAAGAATACATACTCTCCTCCCCAAAAAGCAAGGTCTCCGAGAAACTCCCTTCAGAAATGAAACTTGCAAAACAGTACAACGTAAGCCGCCCAGTAATCAGGGAAGCTATGAAACTATTGCAGGAGAGAGGTCTTATCTCATTGAAGAATGGTAGTGGTGCATATATCACTCGTCCTGAAACCGATACTGTGATGAATGCCATCAACCGTATCATGCAGGTAGACCATATTAAATCTGAGGATTTGACTCAGGTACGCGAGATTCTTGAACTCTCCTCAGCCGATCTTGCAGTACAGAAAATTACAGATGAAGATCTCCAGAAGATGGATGAAATCCTTTCCAAGTTTGAGGATAAAACGCTCCCATTGAAGGAACGTGTCAAGCTGGATGAACAGTTTCATTTGACCATTGCACAGGCTGGTGGCAATGAGTTGCTATGTATGTTTATCGGCGTTCTGACATCCCTCCTCCGCGATTACATGGGAAAGGGGATCCTTGTAGAAGGTGGTATTGAAGATGCAATCTCCCGCCACCGGGAAATCTACCAAGCCTTCTGCAATAGAGATAGGCAAGCTGTGCATCGTGCTATGGCTGACCACCTCAAGGTATCCAGCCTTAATGTACAGTTCTTTGACAAGAAAGGTACAACCGCTAAAACGAAGTAG